A genomic window from Carassius auratus strain Wakin chromosome 19, ASM336829v1, whole genome shotgun sequence includes:
- the LOC113119100 gene encoding scavenger receptor cysteine-rich type 1 protein M160-like has translation MGTIKIITIIQTVALIQGYDSLISAEPPKVRVNVKYQASGLCSWTLSTSSDIAVEDINRLSSQICLSLGCGDVYKLRTREAGINRTCLTGCIYHDSEISNCSQTVGSHCKKLSEVICGSPIVAQISSPCSWTIKSPDPESPVYLTEDTVHSVSREVCRELGCGEVYNLSQSRGLNTTCFTNCVYHNNQLKNCSEVIDSSCSVLSEVECGNAPVRLMGGGHRCGGRVEVWRGSWGTVCDDGWDMDDARVVCAQLGCGYPVSVSGQGEPYGQGIGSIHMDELNCTGKERSLWECPAIRNGHDCGHKEDAGVVCSEYKALRLTGGLDRCSGRVEVHRNGGWGTVCDSSWHKEEAKMACDMLNCGEAKQFTAFDTAFKHKNGSLWYFHCPLGTKDLWHCQEYINNVFLCNDPKPAGLICNNSLGLPVPTGPPSTSAPATTVTMTMEKPPGFFPTLEQLGCFVLAFFLLIAVITNILLCHHNKKKKAAVAQKRYMNLQAPAEAEENNYRESVHLVKVTNNSSEPEAPVSPLRIWAQSSIESGSYDTDYEQHDISPETAFPLSTFQNSMRYSADGKRPAARVTNLNSVTEEAVPAEVTAGGYQQISTHNALQMHGSATSVDTFESSCTSSGECYENTGTIAQDLCSQESAECYENTGDQLQTSDFLKQGSGRSFLGPDTDDPPFSYQELDKEGGSREDSPLYSPVSYDNEAVSAECDYDDIGNYLQQPSQLY, from the exons GGTCAATGTAAAAT ATCAGGCATCTGGCTTGTGCTCCTGGACTCTCAGCACCTCTTCAGATATAGCCGTGGAGGATATTAACCGTCTCTCCTCTCAGATCTGTTTGTCTCTGGGATGTGGTGATGTGTATAAATTAAGGACACGTGAAGCAGGGATCAACAGAACCTGTCTCACAGGCTGCATTTACCATGACTCTGAGATAAGCAACTGCAGTCAGACTGTGGGAAGCCACTGCAAGAAGCTTTCTGAGGTCATTTGCG GTTCTCCCATTGTGGCTCAAATATCTAGCCCATGTTCCTGGACTATCAAATCCCCAGACCCAGAATCTCCTGTGTATCTGACTGAAGACACTGTCCACAGTGTGTCCCGTGAGGTATGCCGAGAGCTTGGCTGTGGAGAGGTCTACAATCTCAGTCAGAGCAGAGGATTGAACACAACTTGTTTCACAAACTGTGTTTATCACAACAATCAGTTGAAGAACTGTAGTGAGGTTATTGACTCGAGTTGCTCAGTCCTTTCTGAAGTTGAATGTG GCAATGCTCCTGTTCGGTTGATGGGGGGCGGTCATCGCTGCGGGGGCCGTGTGGAGGTGTGGAGGGGCTCCtggggcacagtgtgtgatgatggATGGGATATGGACGATGCACGCGTGGTGTGTGCACAGCTGGGCTGCGGGTACCCTGTGTCTGTCAGCGGGCAAGGTGAGCCGTACGGCCAGGGCATAGGCTCCATACACATGGATGAGCTCAACTGCACTGGAAAAGAGAGGAGTTTATGGGAATGTCCTGCGATTAGGAATGGACATGACTGTGGACATAAGGAGGATGCAGGTGTGGTCTGCTCAG AATACAAGGCTCTGCGACTGACAGGAGGTCTGGACCGATGCTCTGGGAGAGTGGAGGTCCATCGCAATGGTGGCTGGGGGACGGTGTGTGACTCGTCCTGGCATAAGGAAGAAGCCAAAATGGCCTGTGACATGCTGAACTGTGGAGAAGCCAAACAATTCACAGCTTTCGACACAGCCTTTAAGCATAAAAATGGATCACTCTGGTATTTTCACTGTCCTCTGGGAACGAAAGACCTGTGGCATTGTCAGGAATACATTAATAATGTGTTCTTGTGCAATGACCCAAAACCAGCTGGGCTGATTTGCAATA ATTCTCTTGGTCTGCCTGTTCCCACAGGTCCACCATCGACCTCAGCACCAGCAACCACAG TGACTATGACAATGGAAAAACCACCTGGATTCTTCCCGACTTTAGAGCAACTGGGGTGTTTtgttcttgctttctttcttttgattgcAGTTATCACAAATATCCTCTTGTGTCAtcataataaaaagaagaaag CTGCTGTGGCCCAGAAGAGATACATGAACCTGCAGGCCCCAGCCGAAGCAGAGGAAAACAACTACAGAGAATCTGTGCATCTCGTCAAAGTCACAAACAACAGCAGCGAGCCTGAGG CCCCCGTATCACCTCTGCGTATCTGGGCTCAGAGTAGCATTGAGAGCGGATCGTATGACACAGACTATGAGCAACATGACATCAGTCCGGAAACGGCTTTTCCTTTATCCACTTTTCAAA ACTCGATGCGATACAGTGCAGATGGTAAAAGGCCTGCAGCGAGGGTCACAAACCTGAACAGTGTGACGGAGGAAG CTGTCCCTGCAGAGGTCACAGCGGGAGGATACCAGCAAATCTCTACTCATAATGCACTGCAGATGCATGGGTCTGCTACAAGTG TGGACACGTTTGAGTCATCCTGCACTTCATCAGGAGAATGCTATGAAAACACAGGCACAATTGCACAGGACCTGTGCTCACAGGAGTCTgctgaatgctatgaaaacacAGGGGACCAGCTACAAACTTCAG ATTTCTTGAAGCAGGGATCTGGAAGGTCATTCCTAGGCCCCGACACAGATGATCCTCCCTTCAGTTACCAAG AGCTAGATAAAGAGGGCGGCAGCAGAGAGGACTCCCCGTTGTACTCACCCGTCAGCTATGATAATGAGGCAGTCTCTGCAGAATGTGACTATGATGACATTGGCAATTATTTGCAACAACCTAGTCAGTTATATTAG